Proteins from a single region of Dehalococcoidales bacterium:
- a CDS encoding MFS transporter gives MKKSKPFYGWFALTGVVLVTLLVGGAFINAFGVFLPVFSDEFGWSRADISLALSLGILAFGLPSMLFSTMVNKYGARFTIVVGNLLAAFGVAALFFVKDIWLLYLLYIFIGITAGFGGYIACTTVANNWFVKKRSLAMSLVSSATGIGGLVFPPVVTALIKGITWQGTWLVLGGVVALTAIFAGGLLVRNRPEDMGQEPDGIKTSPDLTPEQLSAKSQPVAAWSMSRILKMPVTWLILGFVVANAFSMGAVNAHQIAYFKDIGFDAMTAAGTMSVMSVFSLTGSLAFGALALKINMRYLASAGLVSQFIGLILLLSTKNLTLLFVYAGFMGLGVGALFAAMPSFLGAYYPREHYAQVTGVVLPFHVVAQAVSSWAVGSIYDATGKYTIAFLILGICVMGGSVCAYFAKQPKNI, from the coding sequence ATGAAAAAAAGTAAACCGTTTTACGGGTGGTTCGCGCTTACCGGCGTGGTGCTGGTTACCCTGCTGGTGGGCGGGGCTTTCATCAACGCCTTCGGCGTTTTTCTCCCCGTCTTCAGCGACGAGTTCGGGTGGAGCCGGGCGGATATATCGCTGGCGCTTTCCCTGGGCATCCTGGCCTTCGGCCTGCCGAGTATGCTTTTCAGCACGATGGTGAACAAATACGGCGCCCGCTTCACCATCGTCGTCGGCAACCTGCTGGCGGCTTTCGGGGTAGCGGCGCTTTTCTTCGTTAAAGATATCTGGCTGCTTTACCTGCTATATATCTTCATCGGCATCACGGCCGGGTTCGGGGGCTATATCGCCTGCACCACGGTAGCCAACAACTGGTTCGTGAAAAAGCGCTCGCTGGCCATGAGCCTGGTCTCCTCGGCCACGGGTATCGGCGGGCTGGTCTTTCCGCCGGTGGTCACGGCTTTAATCAAGGGCATTACCTGGCAGGGCACCTGGCTGGTGCTGGGCGGGGTGGTGGCTTTAACCGCCATATTCGCCGGGGGGCTGCTGGTGCGCAACCGGCCGGAGGACATGGGGCAGGAGCCGGACGGCATTAAAACCTCCCCGGACCTCACCCCGGAACAGCTATCCGCGAAAAGTCAGCCCGTCGCGGCATGGAGCATGTCCCGGATATTAAAGATGCCGGTCACCTGGCTCATCCTGGGATTCGTGGTGGCCAACGCTTTTTCCATGGGCGCGGTGAACGCCCACCAGATAGCCTACTTCAAGGACATCGGGTTCGATGCCATGACCGCGGCCGGCACGATGAGCGTGATGTCCGTTTTCAGCCTTACCGGCAGCCTGGCCTTCGGCGCGCTGGCGCTGAAAATTAATATGCGCTACCTGGCCAGCGCCGGCCTGGTGTCCCAGTTCATCGGGCTAATCCTGCTTTTATCCACTAAAAACCTGACCCTGCTGTTTGTTTACGCGGGCTTCATGGGACTGGGGGTGGGCGCTCTCTTCGCCGCCATGCCCAGCTTTTTAGGGGCTTATTATCCCCGGGAACACTACGCGCAGGTAACCGGGGTGGTCCTGCCCTTCCACGTGGTGGCGCAGGCGGTATCCTCCTGGGCGGTAGGCTCCATATACGACGCCACCGGCAAGTACACCATCGCTTTCCTGATACTGGGTATTTGCGTCATGGGCGGCAGCGTCTGCGCTTACTTCGCCAAACAGCCTAAAAACATTTAG
- a CDS encoding FxLYD domain-containing protein, with protein sequence MKSRLAISAGILLLLLLAGMASCIHVGEAPAKAEITVIKKELKTDGQGGTALYITVKNTGGVNAELAQVTVSFYDTQKNLVYTARDSVLNLKPGQIWDFTLPCAGECGNIGSYEVETLAGSSSGGL encoded by the coding sequence ATGAAAAGCCGCCTGGCCATAAGCGCCGGTATTTTGCTGCTGCTGCTGCTGGCCGGCATGGCTTCATGTATCCATGTGGGAGAAGCGCCGGCGAAAGCGGAAATTACCGTTATCAAAAAGGAACTGAAGACGGACGGGCAGGGCGGCACGGCGCTTTACATAACGGTAAAGAACACCGGCGGCGTTAACGCCGAGCTGGCGCAGGTAACGGTCAGCTTTTACGATACGCAGAAAAATCTGGTATATACCGCCCGGGACAGCGTGCTGAACCTGAAACCGGGGCAGATCTGGGACTTTACGCTGCCGTGCGCCGGGGAATGCGGCAATATCGGCAGCTATGAAGTAGAGACCCTGGCCGGTTCCAGCTCAGGCGGACTTTAA
- a CDS encoding DNA polymerase III subunit alpha, with the protein MFTHLHVHTEYSLLDGMCTIPKLVARAKELGMDSLAITDHGVMYGVIEFYQAARAAGIKPIIGCEIYVAPGSRLSKGSGDRNNSHLVLLAKNQTGYQNLIQLVTKAHLEGFYYKPRVDKELLAQYHEGLVALSACGSGELSQLILAGRYAEAKETALWYQKTFGDYFLEIMRHPIPELEAANKYLVQMGSELDIPIVATNDTHYVNREDASAHDLLLCIGTNTTVKDEKRMKMAGDFFYLKSPQEMAELYKDIPQALENTQRIAEMCNLEMEFGRLHLPQIDIPKDKTPDEYLAELCRDNLAKYYPNPTPEIQKRLEYELDVIRQTQFANYILVVWDIISYTRRQNILFGVRGSAASSIILHLLGITPLDPMEHNMIFERFLNIERKEMPDVDMDFQDDRRDEVINYVSQKYGPDHVAQIITFGTLGARAAIRDVGRALGMAYGDVDRVARLVPAAPGMTLGKAIDENPELKEIFQSDEIVRNLISQARRVEGVSRHASTHAAGVVISREPLANYVPLQKGAKVVGEEAVMTQFSMNDIARIGLLKMDFLGLANLTILGKARAIIKEKHGFEIDLYNLPMDDKKTFDLLAAGETAGVFQLEGSGMRRYIKDLKPSVFSDIAAMVALYRPGPMEHIPRFIDAKHGKIPITYPHPALENILRETYGVIVYQEQVLLIVQEFAGYSLGQADIFRKAMGKKIAETMKKEKRNFFSGARKRGFDERLTEEVFAMIEPFTGYAFNKAHAWCYGLVAYQTAYLKANYTAEYMTAFLTIHAGELEKTAGAIAECRRLNIAVLPPDINRSQLDFSIEKDETGQVAIRFGLGAVKNVGAGAIEPIIKERSQNGPYKSVEDLCRRADMQSANRRVIESLIKVGAMDCLETRGTMLNSIARIISLAQRETKLRETGQTTMFDMFGETAPVPLTELELAPSEVSDREKALWEKELLGVGFSEKPFSPVFSRTEGNAVFCGNINAELDKQIIVTAGRITSVRYAFTKKNESFAISVIEDVSGHVEVIAWPRVYNETEALWKEGSELIIKGKVRARDDEVSVICESADFYKPPREENEPVVNHNNKPAAGNNHQAVAKAPEAPAGNGGGTPQNGARRRLVIDLRQTSDEDADIALLTKIIALLKTYSGRDEVRLNMLNGGPVIPMKLPGMQTGWCPELRQRLTGLVGEAGFKVETL; encoded by the coding sequence ATGTTTACCCATCTTCACGTTCATACCGAATATAGTCTGCTGGACGGCATGTGCACTATTCCCAAGCTGGTGGCCAGGGCCAAAGAGCTGGGGATGGACAGCCTGGCCATAACCGACCACGGGGTAATGTACGGCGTCATCGAGTTTTACCAGGCGGCCAGGGCAGCCGGCATCAAGCCCATCATCGGCTGTGAGATTTACGTCGCCCCGGGGAGTCGCTTGAGCAAGGGCAGCGGCGACCGGAACAACTCCCACCTGGTGCTGCTGGCCAAGAACCAGACCGGCTACCAGAACCTGATACAGCTGGTCACCAAGGCCCACCTGGAAGGCTTTTACTACAAGCCGCGGGTGGACAAGGAGCTTTTGGCGCAGTACCACGAGGGGCTGGTGGCCCTGAGCGCCTGCGGCTCCGGTGAGCTCAGCCAGCTGATACTGGCCGGGCGCTATGCCGAGGCTAAAGAAACGGCGCTCTGGTATCAAAAGACCTTCGGGGACTATTTCCTGGAGATAATGCGGCACCCCATCCCGGAGCTGGAAGCGGCCAATAAGTACCTGGTGCAGATGGGCTCCGAGCTGGATATACCCATCGTCGCCACCAACGATACCCACTACGTCAACCGCGAGGACGCCTCCGCCCATGATTTGCTCCTGTGCATCGGCACCAACACTACGGTCAAAGACGAGAAGCGCATGAAGATGGCCGGCGATTTCTTTTACCTCAAGAGCCCGCAGGAGATGGCGGAGCTTTACAAGGATATCCCGCAGGCGCTGGAAAATACGCAGCGCATCGCGGAAATGTGCAATCTGGAAATGGAGTTCGGGCGCTTGCACCTGCCGCAAATAGATATCCCGAAAGACAAGACCCCGGACGAGTACCTGGCAGAGCTGTGCCGGGACAACCTGGCCAAATATTACCCCAACCCCACCCCGGAGATTCAAAAGCGCCTGGAATACGAGCTGGACGTTATCCGGCAGACGCAGTTCGCCAACTACATCCTGGTGGTGTGGGACATTATCTCCTACACCCGGCGGCAGAATATCCTCTTCGGCGTGCGCGGCAGCGCCGCTTCCAGCATCATCCTGCACCTGCTGGGCATTACCCCCCTCGACCCCATGGAGCACAACATGATTTTCGAGCGCTTCCTTAATATAGAGCGCAAGGAAATGCCGGATGTGGACATGGACTTCCAGGACGACCGCCGGGACGAGGTCATCAACTACGTTTCCCAAAAGTACGGCCCGGACCACGTGGCCCAGATTATCACCTTCGGCACATTGGGGGCGCGGGCCGCTATCCGTGACGTGGGGCGGGCGCTGGGTATGGCTTACGGGGACGTGGACCGCGTGGCGCGGCTGGTGCCGGCGGCCCCGGGCATGACGCTGGGCAAAGCCATAGACGAAAACCCGGAGCTTAAAGAGATTTTCCAGAGCGATGAAATAGTGCGTAACCTTATCAGCCAGGCGCGGCGGGTGGAGGGCGTTTCCCGCCATGCCAGCACCCACGCCGCGGGCGTGGTCATTTCCCGGGAGCCGCTGGCTAATTACGTGCCCCTCCAGAAGGGCGCCAAGGTGGTGGGGGAAGAAGCGGTCATGACCCAGTTCTCCATGAACGATATCGCCCGCATCGGGCTGCTCAAGATGGACTTCCTGGGGCTGGCCAACCTGACCATCCTGGGCAAGGCGCGGGCAATCATTAAAGAGAAACACGGTTTCGAGATTGACCTGTATAACCTCCCCATGGACGATAAGAAGACCTTCGACCTGCTGGCGGCGGGGGAAACGGCCGGCGTCTTTCAGCTGGAAGGCTCCGGCATGAGGCGCTATATCAAGGATCTCAAGCCCTCCGTTTTCAGCGATATCGCCGCCATGGTGGCTTTATACCGCCCCGGCCCCATGGAGCACATCCCCCGCTTTATCGATGCCAAGCACGGCAAAATACCCATTACCTATCCCCACCCCGCCCTGGAAAACATCCTCCGGGAGACCTATGGCGTCATCGTTTACCAGGAGCAGGTGCTGCTCATCGTCCAAGAGTTCGCCGGCTACAGCCTGGGCCAGGCGGATATCTTCCGCAAGGCCATGGGTAAGAAAATCGCCGAGACGATGAAGAAGGAGAAACGCAACTTTTTCAGCGGCGCCAGGAAGCGCGGCTTTGACGAGCGGCTGACCGAGGAGGTCTTCGCCATGATCGAGCCGTTCACCGGCTACGCCTTCAACAAGGCCCACGCCTGGTGCTATGGGCTGGTCGCCTACCAGACGGCCTACCTGAAAGCCAATTACACGGCGGAGTACATGACCGCCTTTCTGACCATCCACGCCGGGGAGCTGGAAAAGACCGCCGGCGCTATCGCCGAGTGCCGCCGCCTGAATATCGCGGTGCTGCCGCCGGATATCAACCGCAGCCAGCTGGATTTCTCCATCGAGAAAGATGAAACGGGCCAGGTGGCCATACGCTTCGGGCTGGGGGCGGTGAAAAACGTGGGCGCCGGTGCCATCGAGCCGATTATCAAAGAGCGCAGCCAGAACGGCCCCTATAAGTCCGTTGAAGACCTCTGCCGCCGCGCCGATATGCAGTCGGCCAACCGGCGCGTGATAGAGAGCCTGATAAAGGTGGGGGCAATGGACTGCCTGGAAACACGCGGCACCATGCTCAACAGCATCGCCCGGATTATTTCCCTGGCGCAGCGGGAAACCAAGCTGCGGGAGACGGGGCAGACCACCATGTTCGATATGTTCGGGGAAACGGCCCCGGTGCCGCTTACGGAGCTGGAGCTGGCGCCCTCCGAGGTGTCCGATAGGGAAAAAGCGCTCTGGGAAAAGGAGCTGCTGGGCGTCGGCTTCTCGGAAAAGCCGTTCAGCCCGGTGTTCAGCCGGACCGAAGGCAACGCGGTGTTCTGCGGCAATATCAACGCGGAGCTGGACAAGCAGATAATCGTTACCGCGGGGCGGATTACCTCCGTGCGCTATGCCTTCACCAAGAAGAACGAGTCGTTCGCCATCTCCGTCATCGAGGATGTCAGCGGCCACGTGGAGGTCATCGCCTGGCCGCGTGTCTATAACGAGACCGAGGCGCTCTGGAAAGAGGGCAGCGAGCTGATTATCAAGGGCAAGGTGCGCGCCCGCGATGACGAGGTCAGCGTTATCTGTGAAAGCGCCGATTTCTACAAGCCGCCCCGGGAAGAAAACGAGCCTGTTGTGAACCACAATAACAAGCCGGCGGCTGGCAATAATCACCAAGCCGTCGCTAAAGCGCCGGAAGCCCCGGCGGGCAACGGCGGCGGTACGCCGCAGAACGGCGCCAGGCGCCGCCTGGTTATCGACCTGCGCCAGACCAGCGATGAGGATGCGGATATAGCCCTGCTTACCAAAATAATCGCTTTACTCAAGACCTACAGCGGCCGTGACGAGGTGCGCCTGAACATGCTTAACGGCGGCCCCGTCATTCCCATGAAGCTGCCCGGCATGCAGACCGGCTGGTGCCCGGAGCTGAGGCAGCGCCTGACCGGCCTGGTGGGGGAGGCGGGGTTCAAGGTAGAAACGCTTTAG
- a CDS encoding glycosyltransferase, translating to MSTLLPLKAVDKLEVAIGSKRLGKVFLELGYLTETKLNRALEYQVQKGGRLGWILAALGYITRLELYEGLAKHFDMEFETDTSYIMKNIDRKLATMLTHEQMMKYQVVPFYVEEDTLFVLTADPDGQPALELLARRFGAKWINEIVITDLDLMKVSEELYRDSLLNMSINGLLYRNPEESAYRVITRPQVILAAFLLCGLAIWLYLSAETFVISVLYLIQLLFAVPIFFKVTLVIWGKIKRPKLLVSEPGNLYDEHDMPIYTILIAAYKEKEVIGTLIKSIKKLDYPEDKLDIILLLEENDNETLQAAKAEKPPANWRFLVLPDSIPRTKPKALNYGLNFSKGEYLTIYDAEDMPEPDQLKKAVAAFRTHPDNYICFQAALNYFNKNENFLTKMFTLEYSAWFDCLLPGLFQAGLPIPLGGTSNHFDVQKLKRIGAWDPFNVTEDADLGIRASVEGYKVGVIDSTTYEEANSQLNNWIRQRSRWVKGYMQTFLVHNRHPLKAIKAMGFSRWFSYTLLIGGTPATFLLSPIMWILFICSYFLNISGHFEVPAILLYLATFNLFAGNILVILIAMMGAFPRKNYNLIPYALLSPIYWMLQSVGAYKGLWQLLTKPYYWEKTAHGITKKKPISQAYSASNNVSELVVIKNSIK from the coding sequence ATGTCCACTTTGCTTCCATTAAAAGCTGTTGATAAGCTTGAAGTCGCCATCGGTTCTAAGAGATTAGGCAAGGTGTTCCTGGAACTTGGCTATCTGACCGAGACAAAGCTTAACCGCGCGCTGGAGTATCAAGTACAAAAAGGCGGGAGGCTGGGCTGGATTCTGGCTGCTCTGGGGTATATCACCAGATTAGAGCTGTATGAAGGGCTGGCCAAACACTTTGATATGGAATTTGAGACAGACACTTCCTACATCATGAAGAATATCGACAGGAAACTAGCGACCATGCTGACTCACGAACAGATGATGAAATATCAGGTCGTGCCTTTTTATGTTGAAGAAGACACCCTCTTCGTACTTACTGCTGACCCTGACGGTCAGCCTGCCCTGGAGCTACTCGCCCGGCGTTTTGGGGCAAAGTGGATAAATGAGATAGTTATTACTGACCTGGACCTGATGAAGGTGTCCGAGGAACTGTATCGAGATAGCCTGCTGAATATGTCAATTAATGGGCTGTTATACAGAAATCCCGAAGAATCCGCGTATAGAGTGATTACGAGACCACAGGTAATACTTGCTGCGTTTTTACTCTGCGGCCTGGCAATCTGGCTCTATCTCAGCGCCGAAACTTTTGTCATCTCTGTGTTGTATCTCATCCAGCTCCTTTTTGCCGTTCCGATTTTCTTTAAAGTGACGCTGGTCATATGGGGTAAAATAAAACGCCCAAAGCTTCTTGTGAGTGAGCCAGGTAATCTTTATGATGAACATGATATGCCCATCTATACCATTCTTATTGCCGCCTACAAGGAAAAAGAGGTCATAGGAACCCTGATTAAATCCATAAAGAAGCTTGATTATCCTGAAGACAAGTTAGATATAATACTCCTATTAGAGGAGAATGACAATGAGACCTTACAGGCAGCCAAAGCAGAAAAACCGCCGGCAAACTGGAGATTCCTTGTTTTGCCGGACAGTATCCCGAGGACGAAACCAAAGGCTTTGAACTACGGTCTCAATTTTTCCAAGGGCGAATATCTTACCATTTACGATGCTGAAGACATGCCTGAACCGGACCAGTTAAAGAAGGCAGTGGCCGCTTTCAGAACACATCCCGATAATTATATTTGTTTTCAAGCGGCATTGAACTACTTTAACAAGAATGAAAACTTCCTTACTAAAATGTTTACTCTTGAATATTCCGCCTGGTTCGATTGCCTGCTGCCCGGGCTTTTTCAAGCGGGGCTGCCCATACCCCTCGGCGGTACGAGCAACCATTTCGATGTACAAAAATTAAAGCGAATTGGTGCCTGGGACCCCTTTAACGTTACCGAGGATGCTGATTTGGGAATCAGGGCATCGGTCGAAGGGTATAAGGTTGGGGTTATCGACTCAACTACCTACGAAGAAGCAAATTCGCAGCTAAATAACTGGATAAGACAGCGTTCAAGGTGGGTTAAGGGATATATGCAAACTTTCTTAGTGCATAACCGTCATCCATTAAAGGCTATCAAGGCCATGGGATTTTCGCGGTGGTTTAGCTATACCTTGCTTATTGGGGGAACTCCAGCCACCTTCCTCCTCAGCCCTATAATGTGGATACTATTTATATGCTCTTATTTTCTGAACATATCCGGTCACTTTGAGGTACCGGCTATATTACTCTACCTGGCAACCTTCAATCTCTTCGCGGGAAACATTCTGGTTATCCTCATCGCTATGATGGGTGCATTCCCCAGAAAGAACTATAACCTCATACCTTATGCTCTGTTGAGCCCAATATACTGGATGTTACAATCGGTGGGAGCCTATAAGGGACTCTGGCAACTACTGACAAAACCTTATTACTGGGAAAAGACGGCGCACGGAATAACTAAGAAAAAACCGATTTCACAGGCGTATTCTGCCTCGAACAATGTGTCAGAACTTGTCGTTATTAAAAATAGTATAAAGTGA
- a CDS encoding response regulator transcription factor has product MRVLIVEDDKHLAQVMKSGLEESGYAIDWVQEGEFALEMVGAYSYDIIILDIMLPGIDGFSVCKTMRSRNIALPILILTARYQEGDKVHGLDCGADDYLVKPFSYPELYARIRALLRRGMVSRTTEITIGQLALDTVLKTVNYAGLPVNLTSKEYAILEYLVINRNGVVTHEMLEEHVWDCEHDAFSNVIEVLVSRIRKKLCPGDKEAVIKTVKGLGYVVKEDKS; this is encoded by the coding sequence GTGAGAGTATTAATAGTTGAAGACGATAAACACCTAGCCCAGGTTATGAAATCCGGTCTAGAAGAAAGCGGCTACGCAATAGACTGGGTGCAAGAGGGAGAATTTGCACTCGAAATGGTGGGTGCTTATTCTTATGACATTATTATTCTGGATATCATGCTGCCTGGAATTGATGGTTTTAGCGTTTGTAAAACAATGCGTTCCAGGAACATCGCACTGCCTATCCTCATCTTGACCGCCAGATATCAAGAAGGCGATAAAGTCCATGGTTTGGATTGCGGTGCCGATGACTACCTGGTTAAACCTTTTAGTTACCCGGAACTATATGCTCGAATCAGGGCTCTGTTGAGGCGAGGCATGGTCTCCCGTACTACCGAAATCACCATCGGGCAATTAGCTCTGGATACAGTGCTTAAGACAGTAAATTACGCGGGCTTACCGGTTAATCTAACATCTAAAGAATATGCCATCCTGGAATATCTGGTTATCAATCGGAACGGGGTAGTAACCCACGAGATGCTAGAAGAGCATGTTTGGGACTGTGAACACGACGCATTTTCAAATGTAATAGAGGTTCTGGTAAGCCGTATACGTAAAAAATTGTGTCCCGGGGATAAGGAAGCGGTGATTAAAACTGTCAAAGGATTGGGCTATGTGGTTAAAGAAGATAAGTCTTAG
- a CDS encoding site-2 protease family protein, with protein MKASFKLFRIAGIDIGIHYTWIFIFVLFSWTLAQGYFPAYYEWSTAAYWITGIIASLLIFVSVLLHEMAHSLVANARGIPVHSITLFILGGVSNLEEEPQKPVAEFTMAIVGPATSLVLAAIFWGLTRLPGDKTTPVAAIISYMAYINLYLGAFNLLPGFPLDGGRVLRSIIWGATGSLAKATDIAGRVGQFFGWAFIGLGVFFIFQVSLFSGLWLAFIGWFLNSAADSSRKEITLRERLSRYKVREVMNPNIETIRPETTVSEMVMNVFRRQPGRALPVCRDDKLAGIVTITDVKKVPQEQWATTPVEKIMTVSPLYTVAPEDNLNAAMQLIARHDINQVLIKENDKCAGLLTRADIIRFIQMSHELNIPRLGN; from the coding sequence ATGAAAGCCTCATTCAAGCTTTTCCGTATCGCGGGCATAGATATCGGCATTCACTACACCTGGATATTTATCTTCGTCCTGTTCAGCTGGACGCTGGCCCAGGGATACTTTCCCGCCTACTATGAATGGAGCACGGCGGCCTACTGGATAACGGGCATCATCGCGTCGCTGCTTATTTTTGTATCCGTGCTCCTCCACGAGATGGCCCATTCGCTGGTGGCCAATGCCCGGGGCATCCCGGTGCACAGCATTACCCTTTTCATCCTGGGCGGGGTAAGCAACCTGGAAGAAGAGCCGCAGAAACCGGTGGCGGAGTTCACCATGGCTATCGTGGGGCCGGCCACCAGCCTGGTACTGGCGGCTATTTTCTGGGGGCTGACCCGGCTGCCGGGAGACAAGACCACGCCGGTGGCGGCTATCATCAGCTACATGGCCTATATCAACCTGTACCTGGGGGCTTTCAACCTGCTGCCCGGCTTTCCGCTGGACGGCGGCCGCGTGCTCCGCTCCATTATCTGGGGGGCCACCGGCAGCCTGGCCAAGGCCACGGACATCGCCGGGAGGGTGGGGCAGTTCTTCGGCTGGGCGTTTATCGGGCTGGGCGTCTTTTTTATCTTCCAGGTCAGCCTGTTCAGCGGTTTGTGGCTGGCATTTATCGGCTGGTTTCTCAACAGCGCCGCGGACTCCAGCCGCAAGGAAATCACGCTGCGCGAGCGGCTCAGCCGCTATAAAGTGCGGGAAGTGATGAACCCGAATATCGAGACCATCCGGCCGGAAACCACGGTGTCCGAGATGGTGATGAACGTGTTCCGGCGGCAGCCGGGGCGGGCGTTGCCCGTTTGCAGGGACGATAAGCTGGCCGGCATCGTGACGATTACGGACGTGAAGAAAGTGCCCCAGGAGCAGTGGGCGACCACCCCGGTGGAGAAGATAATGACGGTCAGCCCGCTTTACACGGTGGCGCCGGAGGATAATCTCAATGCGGCCATGCAGCTAATCGCCCGGCACGATATCAACCAGGTGCTCATCAAGGAAAACGATAAATGCGCCGGCCTGCTGACCCGCGCCGACATCATCCGGTTTATCCAGATGAGCCACGAGCTGAACATTCCCCGGTTGGGAAACTAA
- a CDS encoding GIY-YIG nuclease family protein, producing the protein MFFAYVLYSDSAGKFYIGSTRNVTHRLAVHNRRSVTSTKAFCPWKLVYSESFSTLSEARRRELEIKSWKNPAYMAKTLNLSL; encoded by the coding sequence ATGTTTTTCGCTTATGTCCTTTATAGCGATAGCGCCGGTAAATTCTATATCGGTTCCACCAGGAACGTCACTCACAGACTGGCGGTTCACAACCGCCGCAGCGTTACTTCCACTAAAGCCTTTTGTCCCTGGAAACTCGTTTATTCCGAATCGTTCAGCACCCTGTCCGAGGCGCGCCGCCGCGAACTTGAAATCAAATCCTGGAAGAATCCTGCCTACATGGCCAAAACCCTGAATCTATCTTTATAG
- a CDS encoding TIGR01906 family membrane protein, which produces MGTRVLHTAALVLFILCLPVMLFTASVSTAMNCRWLYDYDFHKYDIASVTGLAPSELKKAAEGLIHYFNSGEEYVNIVVIKDGQPFTLFNEREVQHLKDVKGIFRLVYKLLIGTGTYALLYASLMLALRQDRRRLAGGLLYGSGLSILLMIILGVLAITDFHWLFWQFHLASFSNDMWLLDPTRDYLIMLFPEGFWMDAAIICSAFKIFLALILGGVGWWILKKNPLKSA; this is translated from the coding sequence ATGGGAACGAGAGTACTGCACACCGCGGCCCTGGTGCTGTTCATATTATGCCTGCCCGTGATGCTCTTTACCGCCAGCGTGAGCACCGCCATGAACTGCCGCTGGCTTTATGATTACGACTTCCATAAGTACGATATCGCCTCGGTCACCGGGCTGGCGCCGTCCGAGCTGAAAAAAGCCGCCGAGGGACTGATTCACTACTTCAACTCCGGCGAGGAATATGTCAACATCGTCGTTATCAAAGACGGACAGCCTTTTACCCTTTTTAACGAGCGCGAGGTGCAGCACCTGAAAGACGTTAAAGGGATTTTCCGGCTGGTCTACAAGCTGCTGATAGGCACCGGCACCTACGCCCTGCTGTATGCCAGCCTGATGCTGGCGCTGCGGCAGGACCGGCGGCGGCTGGCCGGGGGGCTGCTCTACGGAAGCGGCCTGTCTATTCTATTGATGATTATACTGGGCGTCCTGGCGATTACCGACTTCCACTGGCTGTTCTGGCAGTTCCACCTGGCCAGCTTTTCCAACGATATGTGGCTATTGGACCCCACCCGCGACTACCTGATTATGCTTTTCCCGGAGGGCTTCTGGATGGATGCCGCCATCATCTGCTCGGCGTTCAAGATATTCCTGGCGCTGATACTGGGCGGGGTGGGGTGGTGGATACTGAAGAAAAACCCCTTAAAGTCCGCCTGA